The genomic region CCGGGCGGCACCGGCGACGCGCGGATCGTCCGGCTCCGCGTCGGCGAGCGCGTCCAGCAGGGCGTACGCCTCGTTGGCCCGCGCCACGGCTTCCGGCGGGCCGAGCACCTCACCCAGCGACGACACGAGCTGCTGGCGGGCCTCCTCCGGCATGGCCGTCTCCAGGAAGGCGATGATCTCGCGGTCCTTGGCGGCCATCGGCGAGTCCGACAGATGCGCGGTCCCCGCGAACAGCGCGGCCAGCTCCGGCGACACCGGCCCCTCGGCCGGCACCCCGCCCTCCGCCTCCAGCAGGACCCGCAACCGCCCCCGCCGCTCCCGGATGGCCACCTCCTGCCGCGCCAGATCCTCGTCCAGCTCGGTCAGCACCTCGACGAGGTCCTTCCCCGCGTCGTCCGCCAGCACATCCCGCACCTCCGCGAGCCCCAGCCCCAACTCGGTCAGCCGCCGGATCCGCGCCAGCACGACGGCGTGCCGCAGCCCGTACTCCCGATACCCGTTCGCCCGCCGCTCCGGCTCCGGCAACAGCCCCAGATGGTGGTAGTGCCGCACGGCCCGCGTGGTGACACCGACGACGTCGGCGAGTTCTCCGATCCGCATGGGACCAGTAGAGACGTTGACGTTGCGGCAGGGTCAAGAGAGCCGCTGGGCCTTCTGACGAGGGCCGTGATCGTGTGCCACGATCGAGGGAACGGTTCCCGATCTCACGGACAGGTGATCTTCCGATGTCCCAGTCTGGCGAGCGACCGAAGGAGGGGCGTGACATGACTGCCATGGCCCATGAGCCGCTCACGCAGGAAGAGGTCCTGCTGGAGGGCTTTCTCGCCCTGGACACGCCGGAGGGTTTCCGGGCGGAGCTGATCGAGGGGGAGATCGTTGTGACGCCGCCGCCGGACGGGGATCACGAGAAGTACATCAGCCGGATCGTGAGGCAAGTGATCAGGCGTTCCCGGACCGACATGGACTTCTCGGGGAACAAGGGGCTGAAGCTGGTGAGCGGGGGCGCCTGCCCCAAGAACCACCTGGTTCCGGACGTCACCTTCGGCCCCATCGAGCGCGACTTGTTCGGCGGGGTCGGCTCCTGGATGTCATGCGACGGCGTCGCCATGGTGGTCGAGGTGACCTCCACCAAGCCCCAGGCCGACCGCGAGGCCAAGCGTCGTTGCTATGCCCGCGCGGGCATCCCGCTCTACCTGCTGGTCGACCGGGACGCAGCTCAGGTCACGGTGTTCAGCGAGCCGAAGGACGACGACTACCGCGAGCACTGCGCCCGCCCCTTCGGCAAGCCCATCGCTCTTCCGGAACCGTTCGCCTTTGAACTGGACACCGCGGATCTCCTCTGATCCCCTGTGGGCGGGGGTGGGACATGGGGATACGCGAACAGGCGAGATGGACAAGGGCACGCCTGGGCCGTGCCGGGCCGCCCCTCGACCTCCTCACCGCCCACTTCGACCAGCACGTCTACGCTCCGCACGCCCACCACGAATTCACCATCGGCGTCACGATCGGCGGCTCGGAGGTCATCGCCTACCGGGGCGGGCTGATCCACTCCTACCCCGGCTCGATCGTCGTGCTGGAAGCGGGCGAGATGCACACCGGCGGTCCGGCCGCCTGCGAGGGCTACGCCTACCAGGCCCTGTACGCCGAGCCGTCCCTCCTCACCGACGGCACGCTCGGCGGCCCCCCGCACTTCCCCGACCCCGTCCTCCACGACCCGGAGCTGGCGGCAGCCCTCCGCGCCGCCCACACCGACATCAGCGCCTGCCCCGACCCCCTGGAGGCCGAGTCCCGGCTGCCCTGGCTGCTCACGGCCCTGGCCCGCCGGCACTCCACGGCCCGGGCGAGCCAGGACACGGTGCCCGGCGCCGGCCACATCGCCAAGGCCGTACGCGACCGCCTCGCGGACGAACTGCTGGAACCCCCCTCCCTGGCCGACCTCGCCACCGACCTGGGCCTGTCCCGCTACCAGCTGCTGCGCGCCTTCCGTACGACGATGGGCGTACCGCCCTACGCCTGGCTCGCCCAGCACCGCGTCGCCAGGGCCCGCGTCCTGCTGGAAACCGGCCTGCGCCCCGCCGAGGTCGCGGGCCTCGTCGGCTTCGCCGACCAGGCGCACCTCACCCGCTGGTTCCGCCGCGTGCTGGGCGTGACCCCGGCGGCGTACCGCAACAGCGTTCAAGACGCGGCGGGGTGAGAGGACCGAGACTCGCCGTATGACTGCACGCGGCTGGTTCCTGTTCTCCCTGATGGGAGTGGTCTGGGGCGTCCCCTACCTGATGATCAAGGTGGCGGTGGACGCCGTGTCCCCGTCCATGGTGGTGTTCACGCGCTGCGCGCTGGGCGCCGCCCTCCTGCTCCCCTTCGCGCTGCGCCAGGGCGGCCTCGGCCGTACCGTCCGGACCCACTGGAAGCCGATGCTGGCCTTCGCCGTCATCGAGATCATCGGCCCCTGGTGGACCCTGACCGACGCCGAACGCCATCTGTCCAGCTCCACCGCCGGACTCCTCATCGCGGGCGTGCCGATCGTCGCCCTCATCCTGGCCCGCTTCTTCGGCGCCGAGGAACGCGTGGGCGCCCGCCGTGTCGCCGGACTCGCCCTCGGTCTCGCGGGCGTCACCGTCCTCACCCTGCCCCACCTCACCGGCGGCGATGCCCGCTCCCTGGCCGAGGTGCTGGTGACGGTCGTCGGCTATGCCACCGCCCCGCTGATAGCCGCCCGGCATCTCAAGGACGTTCCGACTCTCCACCTGATCACCCCCTGCCTCACGCTCGCCGCCGTCGTCTACGCCCCAGCCGCGTACCTGACCCGCCCCGCCACCATGCCCTCTGCCGAGGTCCTGGCCGCCCTCGCCGGCCTCGGCATCGTCTGCACCGCGATCGCGTTCGTGGCCTTCCTGGAGCTGATCAAGGAGGCCGGCCCGACCCGGGCCGGCGTGATCACCTACGTCAACCCGGCGGTTGCCGTCGCCGCGGGCGCCCTCTTCCTGGACGAGGAACTGACCCTCGGCATCGGCGTCGCCTTCACCCTGATCCTGGCGGGCTCGGTGCTGGCCACGGCCGCGGCGCCGACAAGGGAGATCCGCCGGGTACCATGGTCGACACGGCAGACGAGCCGGGCGGACGGCCGCGTGGAGTCCCCCTGACGGGGAGCTCCCCGAGGAACGTCCGGGCTCCACAGGGCAGGGTGGTGGCTAACGGCCACCCGGGGTGACCCGCGGGACAGTGCCACAGAAAGCAAACCGCCGAGGGCTCCGGCCCCCGGTAAGGGTGAAACGGTGGTGTAAGAGACCACCAGTGCCTGGGGTGACTCAGGCAGCTAGGTAAACCCCACCCGGAGCAAGGTCAAGAGGAGACACCTCTTCGAAAGAAGGGCGTCTCTGCGCGGACGATCGAGGGCTGCCCGCCCGAGTCCGCGGGTAGACCGCACGAGGCCGGTGGCAACGCCGGCCCTAGATGGATGGCCGTCGCCCGGGGCTCCGCGAGGAACCCCGGGAACAGAACCCGGCGTACAGCCCGACTCGTCTGCCCTTACAACCGGCCCCCGGTGACCATGCGGGCTTTGAGTCAAGAGTCCTAGTCCCGCATGGTCCCTGGGGTAATCTTCCGTGCTCAGGCAGCCTGGCGGACTTTTGGCCGCCTCGACCGGCGCGCCGTACGCTCGCATCCCTCGATCCCTAGAACAACAACTACCGGATATCTGGTCCGTGTTCCCGGATGTCTGGCGCGCCGACTAGCCTGTCGTGAATCGCTCTGAGCGCCGCGATCATAGTGTGCCGGTACCTGCTAGTCGCAGGATCGGCTTAGCAGTACTGTGTCGGCACAGCCACCTGTCTGTTACCCACTGGACCCTCGTCTTCGAAGCCGTGACCGGTTCATCGTTCGACTCAGCTAGTAAGCAGGATCCGCTCTGGGGAGACGCCACACGGCGTTCCGCGAGTGCTCACCGCTATCGTTGGGCACTCAGCCGGAGTGTCACCACTAGTGAACTCCTGTCACACATGGCACATGAAGGATGGGCGCCGAAGGATGGACAGGGCACACGCGCACCTCATCGGGGTATCCCGGTCAGACTCCGATCTCGTCACACTCAAGGGGGTGGCGTGGTAGTGGCTCTCAAGAAGTCGGACCTGTACAGCTCGCTGTGGCGGAGCTGCGACGAGCTGCGCGGCGGCATGGATGCCAGCCAGTACAAGGACTACATCCTGACGCTGCTGTTCGTGAAGTATGTGACGGACAAGGCCAAGTCCGATCCGAGCTCCTTGATCGACGTCCCCGCCGGCGGATCCTTCGATGACATGGTCGCCCTCAAGGGTGATAAGGAGATCGGCGACAAGATCAACAAGATCATCGGCAGGCTCGCCGAGGCCAACGGACTTGAGAAGGTCATCGACCTGGCCGACTTCAACGACGAGGAGAAGCTCGGCAAGGGCAAGGAGATGCAGGATCGCCTCTCCAAGCTGGTGACGATCTTCGCTGATCTCGACTTCCGAGGTAGCCGCGCTGAGGGCGACGACCTGCTTGGCGACGCCTACGAGTACCTGATGCGGCACTTCGCAACGGAGTCGGGCAAGTCGAAGGGGCAGTTCTACACCCCGGCCGAGGTCTCGCGGGTACTCGCCAAGGTCGTCGGTATCGGAGCAGGCACCCGGCAGGACCACACGGTCTACGACCCCACGTGCGGGTCCGGCTCGTTGCTCCTCAAGGTGGCTGACGAGGCTCCACGCGGCCTGACCATCTACGGCCAGGAGAAGGACAACGCCACATGGGCGCTGGCCCAGATGAACATGATCCTCCACGGCTACGAGGACCGCGACATCCGCAAGGGTGACACGATTACCAGCCCCCAGTTCACCCAGGGTGCACGGCTACAGACCTTCGACT from Streptomyces chartreusis NRRL 3882 harbors:
- a CDS encoding MerR family transcriptional regulator; its protein translation is MRIGELADVVGVTTRAVRHYHHLGLLPEPERRANGYREYGLRHAVVLARIRRLTELGLGLAEVRDVLADDAGKDLVEVLTELDEDLARQEVAIRERRGRLRVLLEAEGGVPAEGPVSPELAALFAGTAHLSDSPMAAKDREIIAFLETAMPEEARQQLVSSLGEVLGPPEAVARANEAYALLDALADAEPDDPRVAGAARALADCIPPGLFPEIGDLDHDGSVLRAFYADLAPAQAQAIRRTLRLLTEERR
- a CDS encoding Uma2 family endonuclease — translated: MAHEPLTQEEVLLEGFLALDTPEGFRAELIEGEIVVTPPPDGDHEKYISRIVRQVIRRSRTDMDFSGNKGLKLVSGGACPKNHLVPDVTFGPIERDLFGGVGSWMSCDGVAMVVEVTSTKPQADREAKRRCYARAGIPLYLLVDRDAAQVTVFSEPKDDDYREHCARPFGKPIALPEPFAFELDTADLL
- a CDS encoding helix-turn-helix domain-containing protein, whose product is MGIREQARWTRARLGRAGPPLDLLTAHFDQHVYAPHAHHEFTIGVTIGGSEVIAYRGGLIHSYPGSIVVLEAGEMHTGGPAACEGYAYQALYAEPSLLTDGTLGGPPHFPDPVLHDPELAAALRAAHTDISACPDPLEAESRLPWLLTALARRHSTARASQDTVPGAGHIAKAVRDRLADELLEPPSLADLATDLGLSRYQLLRAFRTTMGVPPYAWLAQHRVARARVLLETGLRPAEVAGLVGFADQAHLTRWFRRVLGVTPAAYRNSVQDAAG